The DNA sequence GATCAAGTGCCGGCCGGTGTGCTGCGGATTCGGGTGCCGTGGCGTCCGCACGGTCCGCTGGCGGTGCAGGTCAGCGCGGACGGTGACGTGGTCAGCGCGTTTCCGTTGACCGGCCGCGACGAGGCTGGCATCCACCTGGAGCTGCCGGGCAGCTCGATCAAAGGTGTGCTGCGCAGTCACGCCGAGCGGATCACCCGTACGGTGACCGGCAAGTCCGCTCCCGAGGACTTCCTGGACCAGATGCGGGCCGACGGGCTCGACTCGGTGGCGGCCCTGTTCGGCACCGCCGCCGCCCGCGACAGCAGGGACCGGGATCAACCGACGGGTCGGCGCGGCGCGTTGCAGGTGGCCACCTGTACCAGCGAGGCCACCTTGCCGGCGGCTCAGTGGGACGCCGTGCGCCTGCTGCAGCAACGCCTCGGTGACAGTGCACGTGGTGGTGGTGTCGAGATCGATAAGAAGCCCGACAACAGACGATCGAGAAGAAGAAGGGAGAAGAATAAACCGCAGGCGGCCGGCAACACCGCGAACACGGCCAGCAAGGATGGCACCCAGCAGGAAGCAGACGTGCACCGGGTCGCGTTGGGCCAGCTGCAGCTCGCCGTCGACGAGCTGAACCGTGGCGTCAAGGACATCAAGTTCATGATCGCGCACCATGTGGCGGTGGACCGGTGGACCGGCGGCGCTGCGGACGCGCTGCTGTTCGCCACCTTGGAGCCGCACGCCACTGGCGACAAGGCGTGGCAGCCGATCACCCTCGATCTGCGGGTCAACGAACTCGGGCCGGCGCCGTCGAAGCCGGACCCCGGATCCGAGCAGGACGGGCAGTGCGCCCCGCCAGAACAGCTTGCCGCGCTGGCGTTGCTGCTGCTGGTGCTGCGGGACCTGTGCGACGGCTGGCTCGGCTTCGGCCACGGCACCACCCGTGGTGCCGGTGGCGTACGGGTCGACGCCGACAAGGTCCGCTTCACTGCCGGCTCGATGACCGGCTGGTTCAGCTGCCTCGACGGCCGGTCGCTGGCCCAGGTGCTGGCCGACCAGGAGCTGACGGCGTCGCTGACCACCGCCTGGCTGGCCACAGCTGAAGGAGCACCGGCATGAGCAAGACCATCCGTACCGTTAGTCCGGTCGACGCGGGCCCGGCCGGCGCGGCGCTGGCTGCGTTCGCCGCCGGCACGTCGGGAGTGGGTTTCTGCTACCGGCCGGCGGATGTCCGCTGGTTCCGGTTCGCCTCCGACGGGGTGGCTCGGGGCGATGACGGGTCGGCGCTCGACCTGACCGGTGTGTTCGAGCTCCGGGCGTTCACCGGTGAGGCCGAGTTGCGCTGGTTGCATGACAGCGGCGGAACGGGCACCGCTCACTGGGTCGGCGAGTCCGACACCGGCCGCAGCCGGCCAGGCGTGCCATGGCGGCTGCAGCACAAGCCGTACGAGCGGCTGCTGTGGGGCGCCGTGGTCGGCGAACGCAACGACCACGGCTGGGTGACGCTGCACGACGGGCGGATCGGCACGCTGCCGGTGCCGGTCGACGGGCCGGCACCGGAAGGCTCCCTGGTGTGGCTGCAGGCGGTCGAGTACGCCGAGAACGACGAGCACGGCAACGTAGCCGTCGTGGATGAACGTCTGGTCGGGCTGGTGGCCCGACCGTTTCCGACGCCGAAGGACAAGGGGGCCGCACGATGACGATCGACCAGGTTCCGAGCGAGGCGCCCGAGCCGTTGCCGATCGGCAACGGGTTCCTCAACCCGTACGCCTTCGTCTCGATCCCGGACCGGGCAGAGCTGCCGAAGTCGCTGTCGGACTGCGGGTTGGACAGCAGATTGGCAGGCAAGCTGGCCGGCCATGACCGTTACCACGCCGACCGGTGGACCGGGACGATCGGCGTCACCATCACCACCCGTACCCCGATGTTGATCCCCGACCACGGGCGACGTGCGGCCACCAGCACGAACGCCGATGAGCCGCTGGAGGTGCGGGTGGACCACAAGGGCCGTCCGATGCTGGCCGGGTCGGCGGTCAAAGGCGCGCTGCGCTCGGCGTACGAAATGATCACAAACTCGCGGTTCGGGGTATTCCAGCAGGACAGGCAGATGGCCATCCGGTCGACTGTTGACGAGAGCCTCGCCGACCTGCGACCGGCGGTGGTGCTGGAGGTCGGCGACGACACCGCCACCCTGCAGGTGGTCGAGTCCCTCACGCCGCACCATCTGCAGGGCAAGAAGCTGGAGCGGCCGGTGCAGACGGCGGTGTGGTCGAAGATGACGCTGCGATGCGAGTGCACCGGCGGCTGCAGTGGCAAGATCGGGCACGGCACGGACGGTGCCGAGGACCCACCGCGCAGCCCTGACCTGGAAGCGTGGATCTACTTCGCCAGGCTCGGCAAGTTCCCGCTGTGGCGGGTCGCCGCCCTTGCCGAGCCGGGCAAGTTGTGCGACAAGTCGACGGCGCGACAACGGCGGAGCGAGGACATCGAGCGTGAGAAGAAGCGCACCCGCGGGCTGACGATCGATGCGCAACATGACCTGGTCAAGGTTCGGGGACGGCTGCACCGTACCGGCAGCACCTTCCCGGCCGGCGGTGAACGGAAACGGTACGAGCGTTTCGTGGTCACCCAGGTGCTCGGCGGCCCCGCCGATGCGAAGCTGACCAAGGTCACCGTCGACAAGCAACTGCTCGACGGCTGGCAGGCCACGATCGACTCGTACCACCAGGCGCATCACCGGGAGAAGGACACGCACACCCGCTACGGCCAGTACGTGTGGCAGCCGCAGCGGTGGAGGCAACTGCGCCCGCACGACACCCTCTACGTCAGGA is a window from the Solwaraspora sp. WMMD792 genome containing:
- a CDS encoding RAMP superfamily CRISPR-associated protein; the encoded protein is MSRQVAIRWELTGILVAKAAVHIGGLDAGPAQLVQARDGAGRPLLPGTALAGVIRSALRGAGSPDSVLWGLPSDADGDGGQASWVRVDDAPALGSPHVEVRDHVSIDRFHGAAAKGHLFSREVLAAGTRFAFRMVVDAPADGDAAAAQTLVEAVAAQLRGPGISVGAATTRGLGLVRLTDAVRRKSDLATRAGMLAALRSGGEPVGLPSADPDQVPAGVLRIRVPWRPHGPLAVQVSADGDVVSAFPLTGRDEAGIHLELPGSSIKGVLRSHAERITRTVTGKSAPEDFLDQMRADGLDSVAALFGTAAARDSRDRDQPTGRRGALQVATCTSEATLPAAQWDAVRLLQQRLGDSARGGGVEIDKKPDNRRSRRRREKNKPQAAGNTANTASKDGTQQEADVHRVALGQLQLAVDELNRGVKDIKFMIAHHVAVDRWTGGAADALLFATLEPHATGDKAWQPITLDLRVNELGPAPSKPDPGSEQDGQCAPPEQLAALALLLLVLRDLCDGWLGFGHGTTRGAGGVRVDADKVRFTAGSMTGWFSCLDGRSLAQVLADQELTASLTTAWLATAEGAPA
- the csx19 gene encoding CRISPR-associated protein Csx19, yielding MSKTIRTVSPVDAGPAGAALAAFAAGTSGVGFCYRPADVRWFRFASDGVARGDDGSALDLTGVFELRAFTGEAELRWLHDSGGTGTAHWVGESDTGRSRPGVPWRLQHKPYERLLWGAVVGERNDHGWVTLHDGRIGTLPVPVDGPAPEGSLVWLQAVEYAENDEHGNVAVVDERLVGLVARPFPTPKDKGAAR